The segment caccatataaattagggctgaaaataataaGTGAATCCACGGAAAACCACTATTttgaaacatgtaaaaaaaaatttaagatttttggagcaacagaaaactactattttgaatagaggaGATTAGAAGAGAAAATTGAGCGCTGAGTACTGTTCACCGCGGGAACAGTACCCTACCCACCCTCTCAGTTGGCTGcaagggctaaccgccctctcacaCCGTCCTCCCAAAGGGTTGCAgccctttgagagggcggtaggcgtctatttctgtaatatttttcatccggaagctatttatttaattttttaagttaaaaaatgtaaaaaaaaaaaaaactcataatCAGAGGACCTTTGGGCTTCTGTAGCTTTAACCTAAACTTAAAGCCGAGGATCCCCGAACAAGGCCGAAGCATGAAAATTTCCAAACAAATACTGCATTGTACAGTAGATTATATCGTATGAGAATAATAACTTGCTAAAAGGGTTACAGCACCACCGCCACGAAGTTCCTGAAAGGACTATCGCAGTTCAACACAGCTCACCTTATAAGTTACAAGGCTACCCTGGCTTTCCTCCCCTCCAAATAATAGCAGAAAGATACAAGGATATAAACCCAGGAACCAAAATGCATGCCTTAACCTGGTGGGTGGTAGCAATGCTTATTCTGTATCATGTCCGCCTATCCATTGCGTTAACGAGTATTACCCTAGTCTATCTTGAAAGGAAACAACAAACTCAGGCCGGTAGCTCTAGTTTCACATTGTTCTTCCAGCTGCAAATTGTTTGGAGAACACAATCAGTGGAAAGGAACATTGGTAACAAAATGTTGAGGTAAACTGAAGGAAATACCTCATTATGTAATAGTAGAAGAAGTCAGCATACAACAGAGTCTGCACTATCCCCGCGATCCAGCCTGCATTGAGGGAAACAAATGCAGAGGCAATATGAATAATGGTTACATCCACCATCATAGGGAATGGAAAGGTCTGATGTTGGGAGTTCATACTTATCCAGTGAACAAAATGAGGCTCGGTGAAGTATCGGTAGATCCAGTTTAGTATATAAAGCACGCGGTATGCACTGCATCATCACCAAGTAAATGTGCTTTAGGAATAACATAATGAAGTAGAATCGTATTACAAACTAAAAGTAGACAAATTAAAGGGGAAGAGAATAAAATGGGGTCATAGTAAAATATTCGAATATCAAAAGTTGAAACCataaaattcataaattgtTTCACTAACCATAATACATTATCAAATGCAATCATAGACAATACAGCATCAAATATTGTTCAAACGCAACTTTTATCCCACAAAAGTGCAGTCCTGTGCTTTGTTCCCATGCAAATACAATTGTTTATGCATTTTCAGCCTAACTGATGTAGCAGATCTTACCCCAGAAAGAACACGTATTGACCAGTCAGGTTGTCAATATTCCTCGTGCATTGTAGCAACACAAGTTGAGGAAATATTGCGACAGCTTCCAAATAAATGGAGAATGCCCACATCACCTGCTTCGAAAAAGGACATAAATAATCAGAACAGAAAAATTTAGGAGGTAAAATTTCAATAAGAACGGATGGAAGCAGATTTTCATCACATCTAAAAATAATGGCACCAACAATGAAACAATCAAAAGTCAAATGTCAGTAAATAACCTACAAGGTAAACGGTTGACTGGTTTGCATATGTAGTGCTAGAGTTAACAGTTAGCTAGGAGtgcagaagattaaaaaaactgaCCTCTCTAAAAGTAAACTTCTCGTTAATGAGGAGAGCTAGAGCCAGGCAAGGCAACACTAAAAGATAATGGCGAAAGGTGTCATGATCCTTGTCGTAAGTTCTCCGCACAATCTTATGCCATCTCATGTACCAAACTATTGAGAAAGAGCTCGCCAGGAATACCAGCTTCATGAAAGCATTATACAGAGATATAAAATGAACAAACAAGTCCAGGTACCGAGCTGCAAAAACAAGCGCATACAGCTCCTGTGTCTTCAGAGATATGCCTGCAAGAAATTATCAAGTGTAACATAGAGACAGACCCACCGAACTAAATAGCAATAGAAGCGTGTGACAATATTAATACGATGTTAAGTAATAATTACTAGAGTAGAGAAATACAGAAAAATCGATAAACTTCACGTTTATGCTGACTGGGTGGTTTAGCGGAATACAGAAAAATGGATAAGCTTCAAGTTTATGCTGACTGGGTGGTGTGTGTGCCTCAACAGGTACTTGAAATAGGCACGATTCAAATAATCACTGTCTGAAATGACACAGGCATACGGCAACATTTTACTTATAAGGCTGAAAATCTTCTGACTCTTCAGAGCATTGCCGTTACAGTAATAGCCTATTACTATGAGCATTGAGGGCCTGAAAAAGATATTTGTTGCTCTATTAAACTTTATCTGCACTATCAATTAGCTGAAATGTTGCACCAAAGCATAGCTCGCACAATCCATCAACATTTTCAGCCTCATGGCGCAAAATGTTGTAACGCTACTAATTGGCTACATAAAGTTGATACAAATTATGGCAAAAAGACACCCGTCTCCTGCTTGGTAGTGGATCAATTTTGTAAGGTGAAGTATAACTTGACGGCCACTGAGGCGTGCATCAAACTACCGCGAGCACGGCCAAAGAAGATCCTAGCTGAATACAGTCAATTGCAGGATGCATTTGAAGACCAGGAACCTAAAGCCCAACAAAGTCCGCCCAATTCGAGCAGAACAGCCGCAAGGTCCCAAACCTTGCTCCCACTTACAGTTTCTCATTTCCTATCAACAAATTCCTTGCGCGGCTCACCGCAACCCCGGAATTGGGATGGGATCGACCGGAGGTACGCACTGTGCGGCATTGCACACACCAGCACAGCCACCTGCTGCCAACGAGATCGAGATCTCCGGTGCTATTTCATCACGCGCTGGCGCAGTCCCAGGAAACCAATCGGGAAAAATCCGGAGAAATGCCAGTCTGGTTCGGTTCCATTCCTAGCCATGATCCCAGCGGGGAGAAGTGCGTACCTGCACATGACTTGATGGTGTGGATCTTGAGGAGCAGCACCACCACGCTGAGGAGGTGGGTCATGTCCCCCGCCAGCCGGAACGCGTTCATCTCCGAtccacctctcctctcctccccttcccTTCCGCTTCTTTCCACTACTGAAAGGtctctctcgcgcgcgcgcgcgcgcggctcGTCGGCGAGTGGCGCTGTTCCCTCGTCGCGGTGGACGAGACGAGACTCGAGAAGGGGATGAAGAGCGCCTGCTGACAGGTGGGACTTGGCGGATTGGTGGGGCCGAGCTGGCTGGACGCGCTCCGCGTGGCCGTGGGGGCGCGAGTGGACGTGATTGCTACGTCGGACCAGACGATTTTGTGGGCAGAGTGGCCGAACCGTGGGTCTGGATACTGCTAGGTCCTTATGTCAGTGAGCAGAATGGGGTGGGGCGGCTGAAAAATGTGGTGAGGAGGGGCCGGAGGTACGTCTCGGCGGAGCTGAGATGGCAGCACGTGATTGGAGGAGGCCCCGTGGGCACACGCGTGGCCGGATAGGCAGGCCAGCGGCACCGGCAATTGGGCCGCCTCAGCCTAGTAGACAAGCTGGGGCCGACCCACTGAGCCCAGCAATCTTTTTCCCGTTCCTCCTAGAAAAGGGTGAAAATCTGAAGAAAACAGAGGCCAAATAGTAGAAATATATGTGCACGTTTTAATTTGTAGAAATATGTGCAcgttttaaaaattaaaaaaaataaacacttcTGGCTGTTGAACAGACAATAAATATATGGATCACCCGTACACTAAGAGATTAAtttaaaatcataaaaataccGCATTCCAATACTCTTAAACCTTCAAAACACTATctaaatattcatgaaaaattattaaaaactTTCATGATGTAGAAGAGGATATCATCTAGTGCTCCACAAACtttcaactcaaataattacttgtaTAATGAGAAACAATCgcgaaatttgtctttttttgtttctcatcttACAGGTCATATTTTTGTCCAAAAATTTGTGGAGAGCTAGATGGTGGCATATTATGCACTAAcacatttttttcataatttatcattattatttaGATAATATTTTGAAGGTTTGACTATATTGAAATGCagcatttttatgatttttaattaCATCATCcaatgtgatgaggacatctccaAATCCTATCGTGCACCCTCTCATGAAAAAAGCATGAGTACACCAACTTAATTACGAGGTATCATCATTTCTTGGAGTGCACTCATTATCTAATGGGGACACAATACTGCCTAATAAATGTGATATTATTTTGCTCGGTAATTTGGGAACAAATGACGCACAACAAGGGAAAGATAATGTTTGGACACACAAGGAGGACGAGACCAAAGAGAAACTCGTTTTGATTTCGGGTTCGGACTACTACAATAGCACCACATTGATACGAACGTAATTTCTTCATATAAACTTTGATTTGAACATTCTTGGACTCTTTGAAAAGCTTATCAATTATACTTTCCAACGGATCTAAAGTCATATCCAAATTCCATCCGAGTCAGccaatatcatcaaaatagtTGTTCCTGTCATGTAAAAGGTGTTGCAACACCTCAAGTTGGGCCGATGGGCCTTGTTGTATCCAGTAGAGTCCATTAAGGATGCATCCTAGGGTTATAGTATGAAGCTAGCTCAAGCTTTGGCATCCTCTACCCTATAAATTTATCCTTAAGCCATCACTTTTAGTTCAGATTTAGTTGAGTTTACATTTAACCATTATGGAAACTCATGATCTTCATTTGTGTCTGACGACCACATGTCAAGACAACTTTTTGAGATCTCATATTTGTTCTCCAATACAATACTTCAATTCGGATTTGCATGTTTAGATGGCTTAATCTATTATCCTTGCTCGTTCATCGGTTGCGTGCAGTAATTAAActtcgtgttcaggttgatcgtgcCCGCAACATGATTAATAACTCTTCagagttggtttagcgattgccAAGGTGCATCATTATCGTACGGTATAAACGGATTGTCAAAGTTAGCTCCACAAAATTGAGATTATCCCTCTCATCGAAACATTGGAACTAGTTGTTATGTGCCCCTCAAGCTAGGGGATGTTTGCATCGCCCCGTGTAGGATTGTTGGGggttgttgttaaggacccccgatagcgcttggcttaaccagcccggccccccgaaggctcagcctcccaaaggctcggtctcccgaagcctcggcctcccgaagccccagccttctggagtcctgcctcccgaaggctcagcctcccaaaggctcgatcTTCCAAagtctcggcctcccgaagcctcgaccttccggagtcctgcctcccgaaggctcagcctcccaaaggatCTGCTAGAGGGGGAGCACCAGttgtactttgcctgcaaggcggcattaaatacctaggcttgtggacaccgctctgacaccccggcataatggaggctatcctgacacccctgacagtgcggcgcagGGCCacagttggcgaccggctcgcccccttcagggggtaggcaccacgataattaccacggtagatatttatttcccagacaggGTAGAAAGCaattatccgggataaggcctagtaaatCGGTcggatcctagatatttgtacattatgataacttatacgccaagctacgcgCGGCCcgataaataggagccatggtcgccAAGGCTAACTGATGGGCAAGACAACGAAAAAGACACATAGGTGAtaacacaccaagtcacactgtgatactcctcccagagcgatctatttttttctaccattaacacattcgtggtgttccttcattttaaacttcgtctccaagcttgaatctccttcatagaagaaactctcgctgtacttgctggaGTAAGATGaattcttgctccaacagcgcaccGTCTGTGGAGACTTGaatacagaagtgctaagagaggtaggatgccacccaagaagaataCCACCAAGGCCGCGTCAACGGCGGCCAACCCCCCAGTCACACCTGCGCGGTAGTCTAGCCAGCTATACGCAGGCGACGCCAACGACGGCCCCCCAGCCGaggggaacgggaaccttacTGCCACCGCtgacccaaccataaccacaGCTGCGGGCggcaccgaagggttctctaccccggagacccagcagcagcaaggcgaggcccctgttgcgcccctaggggctacGGCCGGTGCTATCGTTGAAAACACCGTTCTGCCTAAGCTgcaatcacgcttggcggcactcctggcCCAGATGGAGGAACTATGGACAGCCCTACGGGCCGAATATGCGCATGTGGAAgaggaaaaactccgccggTGACGTTCACAAGCTAGCAAGGGTTCCCGTGCCAAATTCCGAGAGGCCGCACTCGCAGGCCGGATCGTCACACGCCCCCCTCCCCCAGCAaagaggagcttcgaggaggcccttaccgctGGGTCCTAAAGGAGGCGGTAGCGACAACACTGAAACATTAGCAATATCAGCCCAGGCCgcggggctccgaaccaaagccaccccaaAGGACGCAGCCGGGGACGCTCTAGATGCCTCCCGGAGCGAAGCCACGCTCCAAACCAGCATTCCaaggaagaatcctggtgcactctacacggcgcagGACGAGGACATAATATTGACAACTAttgaaccctcaccaccttccgagaggagtacctcgggaggcaggcagccttcgcctcaactgatAGGCCCCCCAAGGGGTGGTCTAAAGATTGTAGGCCATTGGCCAACCGACGGGGCGAACATTTAGCCCTGCAGAATCCTCCACAGATGGCCCTACCTTCGCCACTccagtcatccctagagcgGTACAATGACGAAGGGGCACggggcaaacagatcgtcctcgccattaccggcggagggagctccggttgcACTTCAAAACAATAGTGGCGAGACTACGCACGCGGGGTACACCACATCAGAGCGACTAAcatccatcgacaggcccccGACTGGGTCGACACTCCGTGACGTTCACCGTCGACGACTCTgagggggtaaaatttccccactccgatgccctggtcatctcaacCAACATCGCTgaagtcgaggtccgaagaatactaGTCGACGGAGGCAGCTCGGCAGACCTTTtattcgtgcatgccttcgaccagctccgaattcCACGCAGCCGACTTtcaccaagcagcagacccctctAGGGATGGGGCCCCCCTCAATGCCCTAGGCCAGATggaactcccgatcatcttcggTGAGGGCTCCACATCACGATCCGAGGTCATCAACTTCGACGTCGTGGACATACCATAcgcctacaacgccatcctggGACAaggaactctgaacagattTGAAGCgataccccatcacaattacctctaccAAAAGATGCCCAAActccaggggctaataaccatccacggtgaccaagacctggctaggcgcatcgagtatgggcaccctgctccgctcCCCAGTCTCCACATCCACGCTATGACACAGGAGGACTCGGAGGACCCTCCGTCGGCACATCccgggcaccgctgccctcgaggccacaaccggaggggacataaagctagtccccatacaccaagatcAACCTGACCAGACCTTCCgaataggggcggacctcacctccggacaagaagcccaacttctggctGTCTTGCAGGGTAATCtcgacaccttcgcatggtccccgtaggacctcccaggagttcaCCGCAGCATCATTGAGCACTCACttcaggtcgacccgaaggcaaggcccatacgccaggggcttcgcaagctctctccgGAGTGGGTAGAAGCCGCaaaggaagaagtccagaagctactaaaaGCCGATGTTATCTGAGAGGTCATCCACtacgattggctctccaacatcGTCCTGGCGAAGAAACACAGCAGAAAATgccgtatgtgcatcgatttcacatcattaaacaaagtatgcccccaggatccatacccccttcctcgcatcgaccagctagtggattcaACCCCTGGCTGCGAACTACTgagcttcctcgacgcctacttcgggtaccaccaggtgtggatggcaacgaaggatgagagcaagaccagcttcattaatCCCTTCGGAGTGTACTGCTACGTCTAGATGCCCTTCGGTCTTTGGAATGCTAGGGCCACATTCTCTCGTCTAGTATACAAGGTGTTGCAGCAGTAGttgggccgcaacatcgaggcctatgtagacgatatcgtggtaaaaagccaactagaagccaacaATGTTGCTAACCTGCAAGAAACGTTCAACAGCCTTCGGGCCGCTGGCGTGCGGCTACACCCAGAgaaatgcgtatttggcgctaggggtgggaagatgctaggatatctcatctctcgaagaggcatcgaggccaatccatgcaagattcatgccatcacagaaatgtcacctTCCACCAATCCGAAAGAAGTCAAACACCTGGTCGGTCGCCTCGCGGCCCTCAGCCGCTTTCTCGCAAAATCtgctgagcacaacctccctttcttcaaaatgctgagAGGCTCCGAACCATTTAGCTGGACGCCGTATGCCAGGCGGCATTCGATGCCCTAAAGGTACACCTTTCCCACCTTGAAACActtgcgatgcccctccccggcaAAGGACTACTCCTATACCTATCCGTCTCTGCGTCTGCCGTCAGTGCCGCCCTGGTacgggaggaaaagagtaaTGGTcacttgtaacaccctgatttttagaatttacaactttttaaaaatttcaagattattgaatagcttcaacagtagtataggtttaaaacctattttcttaatcaataaatcaatataggttattattttgtgtgcattgcgtgctgagttttgttaggagccaggtaaatgcattagagttctttttctttttatttctctttggtgttttgagtgaaaaagattctgaaaaggttttacaaaactaagtagggaataagttaaggatctttatggttggaattcaaaatctttgaattcatcatctattcaatccttgatcatacctgatccttctctagttcaattcaaatcttatccaaatccttgttcaaagccaatctctcctctttttcaaattctacccacatccaaattcaaattccttatctactcctattcttgttcaacctcatttttcgtttctcttaaattcactccaaactcaattcaaattcaaactctattcaaatttctctgcaaaagtttcttttctaaaccctagatgtACCTatagtgtctttgggctcaaccttgctcaagtccaaacccttagccaagtcttctagatggcccaacaaaggatccatgaaatctgcaaatttttacggagtcctggacagtctaatcttctcatgaagtttcggagttcaaaacggcctcaaatgcaaatcatgacaataccaaagttgtaggtctcatcgagagcttcgatttgaacctatggaagtcaccttttggataatggagctagaagttatggcccccaaaatcagtgACACatagataagtccgagttcaaacaatttatcttgtggtgtatttttggaaatcaagatgaacttttcagaagttccaatgaataaaaaagttatatatcTTTTTGAGTAATGTAATTTAGAATCaggaaacgtccaatttggagtccgaacgatggagatatcatcctcggaatagagagctgcgaaaaaggaaaccgtaaccgactcaaGCTAGAATCCGATTcttgttcggcttggactccacctcaaccagccgctcctagccctataaatacaaGTTGCACAttctctcctacccctattccacaccaTCAAACCATAGAAGCCGTTGCTGCCCTGTCAGTGCgctgccgttcgccggagccaccgCTAGTGATGCGCtgcgtcgtcttctccgcgaatcctccttcatcgaccatcaaagcaaggtgaggacatcttcttctcctcccttactactattttagcatcatactaagtccttAGCCAAGAACTAGCcttggccaaagcccgatctacattGCCACAGTCGTCGTCATCGCGGACAGCTATGTTGTAGCTAATTGATATCGacgttccccatgccctcaccaaccaggtcggccagtagagcagccaaaccaccataatcaaggtcaacatacccgctgttcggtttctggacgcgttctgcgcgtgcaccggatttgcattcgcgttccccgtcattCCGAAAGTCGTATGCATGCACCAACCGTgtcacgacgtgtcccatggagtcttctatgtgtccctaggagcccatccacgtttgtgtagcgacacaaccaggacgccattgccaaccacagcacatcgcagccatcacccatctcatctttgctgatcgttcttcctctcagtggatgatctacccaaaactatgtcgtagcattgtgttcttgGGATATACaaacatctctgttcaaacggtttctcaaatttcatagccaatctctggaaTACGAGCGTCTTCATTCCTGCATTTGtttgcggtcaccaccaaacctagtagcaatcatcgctattttgctgctacctcgaatgaacccttccaaaaccaacgaTACCACTGAGCTAGTCTTttcgcgttctacgccatgcttccctcgtttcactgaaacaccttCGAAGCCTGACATCAATGTCTGTGACCACGCGCCCGATCGCCATATTCGACGAAACCCAAACCatcaccgctacatagagtcacggtagtatccttaacctagaagagtaacctttggcctttttgatccatcataggtcatcgagactagatctccgtgtatcccttctttaatccaagatggtacttgcatagcacaTAATTCACCtgagcctagtcagcgaagtctggtctgccctacactttttgaatcttgcgcaataatgttgtcaagcctgacacagtgattgtgcaataaagcctttcccataggaagacaattccggaaaatcagcatttccttttcagtctaatccatctctcgaaagctgttttcttttcatcttaactccgatttaggcgattcttgcgtataaatgtttctaaaatcttccctattcaaccatagtatttttaaaatgttttaatgatgtttggtatattgttcttagtatttttctttgtgttgtttactgttttcctttgtgttgtttgtcgattgttctcacgattagtcgataacgttccggagtagttcgagggacttcaagaccaagatttcaacaatactgagcagcattgggtaaaatgtaagtgtccttgatcatcttgaacctatatttttaaatattgttttttacaaaattgcatgcaatgtctgtcaatatgatgggtagtcacctatattaggattttccctagattttcccttatcatcccttggaacctagatggtttatggttaggtatttttgttgggtagattgcttagcaatgctttgggatactgggaagtgtcataagcttgactaatgaacatatgcaacaatgatggctaaattgttaatggtctagcaacatggaaccttaggccttgagcatagggatgttgctgatagtggtcatggttatgatattggtttagtgtttgctcaagtaacctaagtaaggaccggttcgtggagcgacaacccgagaagtttCGTACAAAcatgagactgatatgggtaagcttagccgattaattagagTTCTtctagtgttgtgtgggccagatgggaggtgtggatgagggaaggtaattcttagaaaccacatggcacaaaAGGGGGGttctaggtggtagca is part of the Phragmites australis chromosome 12, lpPhrAust1.1, whole genome shotgun sequence genome and harbors:
- the LOC133887488 gene encoding ER lumen protein-retaining receptor-like produces the protein MNAFRLAGDMTHLLSVVVLLLKIHTIKSCAGISLKTQELYALVFAARYLDLFVHFISLYNAFMKLVFLASSFSIVWYMRWHKIVRRTYDKDHDTFRHYLLVLPCLALALLINEKFTFREVMWAFSIYLEAVAIFPQLVLLQCTRNIDNLTGQYVFFLGAYRVLYILNWIYRYFTEPHFVHWISWIAGIVQTLLYADFFYYYIMSWKNNVKLELPA